A window of Sulfuricurvum sp. contains these coding sequences:
- the tig gene encoding trigger factor gives MQITTNKIDSANAKINAAITRNTIDSNIEKIAKQIAKEAKVAGFRKGKTPISAVKKQYGERLVQDAEAQALRDLLNAGLVEMGIANDLLIGEPNITKFEKNDNGIDVEVTIATRPAIELGDYVALVPEVAKPSIDDAAIMARIEELASAQAPLVNIEEDRALVSGDTALLDFEGFVDGEAFEGGKAEGFSLRLGSGQFIPGFEDQVIGMKKGDENTIAVTFPENYGGAALAGKPAEFKVKIHAIQAKEAVVVDEELAKKMLPGFEDASVEMLKEKVKEQLESEAMSELYNAELKPNLMETFVSAFTIDLPEFIVEQEMDMALNKKAREMSEAEIQELRDNADKVKELREAFRDDACRAVKATFIVDALARAENIAVNEQELMQTIYFEAMQMGQDPAAVYKNYQESGYLPAIQMAMIEDRVLSKLLNDKIK, from the coding sequence ATGCAAATCACTACCAACAAAATCGACTCCGCAAACGCAAAAATCAATGCGGCGATTACACGCAACACTATCGATTCTAACATCGAAAAAATCGCTAAACAAATAGCGAAAGAGGCTAAAGTTGCCGGCTTCCGTAAAGGAAAAACACCTATCAGTGCCGTCAAAAAACAATACGGTGAACGTCTTGTTCAAGATGCAGAAGCTCAAGCGCTTCGCGATTTGCTCAATGCAGGTCTCGTAGAGATGGGAATCGCTAACGATCTTCTTATCGGTGAGCCGAACATCACAAAATTTGAAAAAAATGATAACGGTATCGATGTTGAAGTAACCATCGCTACACGTCCTGCTATCGAGCTTGGCGATTATGTAGCATTGGTTCCAGAAGTTGCTAAACCCTCAATCGATGATGCTGCTATCATGGCACGTATCGAAGAGCTTGCAAGCGCTCAAGCACCTCTCGTAAATATCGAAGAAGACCGCGCACTTGTTAGCGGTGATACTGCACTTCTCGATTTCGAAGGGTTCGTTGATGGCGAAGCATTCGAAGGTGGAAAAGCAGAAGGGTTCTCTCTTCGTCTTGGAAGCGGTCAATTTATCCCAGGATTTGAAGACCAAGTGATCGGGATGAAAAAAGGGGATGAAAACACTATCGCAGTAACCTTCCCAGAAAACTACGGCGGAGCTGCGCTAGCAGGTAAACCAGCTGAGTTCAAAGTAAAAATTCACGCTATCCAAGCAAAAGAAGCGGTAGTGGTTGATGAAGAATTGGCGAAAAAAATGCTTCCGGGGTTTGAAGATGCAAGCGTAGAGATGCTCAAAGAGAAAGTAAAAGAGCAACTCGAATCTGAGGCTATGAGTGAGCTTTATAACGCGGAACTCAAACCAAATCTTATGGAAACATTCGTCAGTGCATTCACCATCGATCTTCCTGAGTTCATCGTAGAACAAGAGATGGATATGGCATTGAACAAAAAAGCGCGCGAAATGAGCGAAGCAGAAATTCAAGAGCTTCGTGACAATGCTGATAAAGTAAAAGAACTTCGTGAAGCGTTCCGTGACGATGCGTGTCGTGCCGTTAAAGCAACCTTTATCGTTGACGCTCTCGCTCGTGCTGAGAACATCGCAGTGAACGAACAAGAGTTGATGCAAACCATCTATTTCGAAGCAATGCAAATGGGTCAAGATCCTGCGGCAGTTTATAAAAACTACCAAGAATCAGGTTACTTGCCGGCTATCCAAATGGCGATGATCGAAGATCGCGTGTTGAGCAAATTGCTTAACGACAAAATCAAGTAA
- the clpP gene encoding ATP-dependent Clp endopeptidase proteolytic subunit ClpP, which yields MSYIPYVIEKTGRGERSYDIYSRLLKDRIIMLSGEVHDGVASSIVAQLLFLEAEDPTKDIYFYINSPGGVITSGMAIYDTMNYIRPDVCTICIGQAASMGAFLLSSGTKGKRYALPHARIMIHQPLGGAQGQATDIEIQAKEILRMKAELNEILAKNCGQTVKKLEKDTDRDNFMSAAEGVEYGIIDEVLIQKEKVESKE from the coding sequence ATGAGCTATATCCCTTACGTTATCGAGAAAACAGGGCGTGGTGAGCGATCGTATGATATCTACTCACGTCTTCTCAAAGATCGTATCATTATGCTTAGCGGTGAGGTTCATGACGGTGTAGCTTCTTCTATCGTGGCACAGCTTTTATTCTTAGAAGCTGAAGATCCGACCAAAGATATCTATTTTTACATCAACTCTCCGGGAGGTGTTATCACCTCAGGGATGGCGATTTACGATACAATGAATTACATCCGTCCTGATGTTTGTACCATCTGTATCGGTCAAGCCGCCTCTATGGGTGCATTCTTGCTCTCATCAGGAACCAAAGGGAAGCGTTATGCCCTCCCGCATGCACGTATCATGATTCACCAACCACTCGGCGGTGCTCAGGGTCAAGCAACCGATATTGAGATCCAAGCTAAAGAGATTTTACGCATGAAAGCCGAACTCAACGAGATTTTGGCGAAAAACTGTGGACAAACGGTTAAAAAACTTGAAAAAGATACCGACCGTGATAACTTCATGTCAGCCGCAGAGGGTGTAGAGTATGGTATTATAGACGAAGTACTTATCCAAAAAGAGAAAGTTGAGAGCAAAGAGTAA
- a CDS encoding diguanylate cyclase: MADEQKYPHHAASRLEMGNQIHIGSLNDPTSDMEIFAKEVLGALIMDNLPPTPNNFTLYFDRILEDKSDSLRRQIGAVLELEESNDDEKNIELEKTLKQGFSSVKSVLQLSTTLYKNMMLMEKILDKRREEMKNTPSLAVANDLISSLGNDVSKLGGILKKQVSHMKELYNETANIVKQVENETIFDDQYGVYNKRYLINKLTQEMHLIEEFRHKSSLVLVSLSHTTLAQISSDKAKGLMVRTVARLLLKTSRRSDTVAHYGEGVFAMMLKHTDIESAKKASERLFDLVSSTNFFLGEQEISLRIAIGVIELNPAHSVEHTVVTTLDAMEAANNETKNRYVISSAQ; encoded by the coding sequence ATGGCTGACGAACAAAAATATCCACATCATGCTGCTTCCCGTTTAGAGATGGGAAATCAGATTCATATCGGTTCACTGAATGACCCAACCAGTGATATGGAAATTTTTGCCAAAGAAGTTCTCGGTGCTCTTATCATGGACAATCTCCCCCCTACTCCCAACAATTTTACCCTCTATTTTGATCGAATACTCGAAGACAAAAGTGATAGCTTGCGTCGTCAAATCGGTGCTGTCTTAGAGCTCGAAGAGAGTAATGATGATGAAAAAAACATTGAACTTGAGAAAACGCTCAAGCAAGGTTTTTCCTCGGTTAAAAGTGTCTTACAGCTCAGCACTACTTTGTACAAAAATATGATGCTGATGGAGAAGATTCTCGATAAACGACGCGAAGAGATGAAAAACACCCCATCTCTTGCCGTTGCAAACGATCTTATCTCCTCTTTGGGCAATGATGTGAGCAAACTTGGCGGGATACTCAAAAAGCAAGTTTCTCATATGAAAGAGCTTTATAACGAAACCGCCAATATTGTCAAACAAGTAGAAAATGAGACCATCTTTGATGATCAATACGGCGTCTATAACAAACGCTATCTCATTAACAAATTGACCCAAGAGATGCATCTGATCGAAGAGTTCCGTCACAAAAGTTCCCTTGTTTTAGTAAGCCTTTCTCACACTACACTCGCTCAGATTAGCAGCGATAAAGCCAAAGGGTTGATGGTTCGAACCGTAGCACGTCTGTTACTTAAAACATCTCGTCGCAGTGATACCGTTGCACACTACGGGGAGGGTGTATTTGCGATGATGCTCAAACATACCGATATAGAGAGTGCAAAAAAGGCTTCTGAACGACTTTTCGATCTCGTCTCTTCAACCAACTTTTTTCTCGGAGAACAAGAGATATCGCTTCGCATCGCCATTGGGGTTATCGAGCTTAACCCCGCACACTCTGTTGAACACACTGTGGTAACAACTTTGGATGCAATGGAAGCTGCCAACAACGAAACAAAGAACCGATACGTTATCTCTAGCGCACAATAA